Below is a window of Plasmodium sp. gorilla clade G2 genome assembly, chromosome: 14 DNA.
atatgtttttatttgtttatatgtgttaattaaatttatttttccattcataaaaacataataagAATTTTCTTTTGGCACctatttttttaagtatttatttttttttaatagtatgaaaaaatttgagaatattttttaaaaaatatatgtgaaaaaaaggaatattaaaattaaataatataagataatatatcttttaacacacatttatatatattataatgtatattttataaaattttcacATCTTaacaattaaatataatttatattatatattcgttcacattcattatatattcttgTATGTGTATtgaaagtaaaaaaaaatgaaattataaaattcatgttattttaaaaagttgGTGTgagaaatttaaaaaaggggaatataaatggatataaaataaatttcgttatatatatatatatatatatatatatatttatattatttacttgtgtgatataattaattattattatccttaTGTTTGAATAAGTCCCCATTATGTAATTttagtattattatacatatattatatatatatatatatatatatatatatatatatattatatgaaagaatgagtgatataaaataataaaatgaatgttttgaaaaatttttttaagagATTATACTTGAAGAATagaaaaaatgtaatatcaCCTTATAGGATATtagaaaagaaagaaaaagtgGATATTCCATATGCGTGTTTATCATTGTCTGCTATAATGTTTGGATTATCTTTTGCTTTTGTGCCATTATATCAATTATTTTGCCAATCAACAGGTTATGGTGGTACAGTACAGAAGCGATTGGATATaggtaaaatatttaataggaaaaaggatgaaaaaaatagattAATTGAAATAAATTTTACTAGTCAATCTAATATGCCATGGGTATTTGAACctgaacaaaaatatattatagtaaAACCAGGAGAAACCGCATTAGCTTTTTATAAGGCAAAAAATTTAATGGATAAGCCTATTATTGGAATTGCTTTATATCATGTATTACCAGAAGAAGCtggattatattttaataaaattcaaTGTTTTTGTTTTGAAGAACAAATGTTAAATGCTAAAGAAGAAATGGATTTACCTATACTCTTTTTTATAGATccagaaatattaaatgattcaagattaaaaaatttagagAAAATTACACtctcatatattttttttgaatccGATTCAGAAATACCTGAAGAATACCAAAACCTCTCAAGGGCTATTTCCccataccaaaaaaaaacagaaattCAAGTAATATaagcataaaaaaaaaaaaaaaaaaaaaaaaaagaaaattattaagTAAAAGCAAATTAATTATAGGTTTATATAAAACGGATGAATAACAAATCATATGGcacaatatattaataataaaaaaaaaatattatatatatatatatatattatttatttttttttttatttattacagaaaaatataataaaataaatatatgaataaataaaaaaaaaaataaaattatattaattataagtTACAGTAAAACGAATGAACACCAAATGATATAACGGaaaatgttaataaaaagaagttatgtgatataaattattttattgttatcacaaatatatatatatatatatatttccttacagtagaaaatgtaaattaataataaattggtaataaatcaaatacggtttatataatatccccaaaataaaattaaaacataaaaaatttgtatatacatatatatatgttgtagAATAATACTTTCTTATttaagttatatataatttcgtTGTCgtaatttttaattcttttgtaAAAATCTATTCattaatttatctttttatttatttattttatatgtgtattaattttttttgtccaTATTTTGAGAatgatttaatttatatgtaccTTCATTATGTAAATGGGAAaagatataatttatatgttcctctacattttcattattctcattattttccatattttccttattattttttttcttttttgttaataACATATTTCTTAACGATTGTGATCGTTTGTTTACTTCAATACATTCTTCAAGACTTTTAATTTTAgataataattcttcttctaatttttttcttttcattaattcttctttgtaataataataattttgaattctttctttttctgtTGTATCTCCTGtgtttatttctttatcaaTTTGCTCAATTTCtgattttatatcatctcttagtttattaatataaaacataatacTTGTATCGAAagtgataatttttttattatacatttgGTATAggttattaaaaatatgtgaGTCCATTAATTTTAAAGTTTTTATAGCCATATATAATTCGAATAAAGATATGATACTATGAaacatattttcattaaacATTTCTGATGAAAAAATATCTAAAGAATAATTAAGAatatcactattattataattatatttattattattattatattctttttgaGTAAAGGAATTATCTTTGGGAgacattttaatatttttttctttttcattatttttagagatattttcatctatattatagtccataatattttgatcgtttatattgtttatatgcTCAGAAGATTCTTTTTGATTGTGGTCATTTATTAGATGGTTGATATtgtaattttcatttttatcatcctcCTTTGTACTatctacatttatattatctacatttatatcatttatagaAGTAATATCTCCTTTTctgtcattattatttttcctattttttatgtttggCATATAATTGTGTGATCCAAAACTGCGGCTAATTTTAATTTCTGTATTTTCAaaactattatttttttcaagtaGTTCAACATTCTCTTTTTTCTCATCATacctatttattttattatatattttttttttggaataattttgtatatttttttcatattttgaagtagaattattttttgaaaataaagGTGTAAATATAAAGAGGTCCATATGAATATGTAATTGTTGTATATTCATAGGCagcataatattattttttttgttacatTTTTTGATCCATGATATATATACGAATGCAAATCGGATAGTAAAATCGAACCAATTTTCGTATATATAGCAGTGTGTAGAAGAATCTAAAAACTTTTCAATAATTTCCATAAGAGATGTAATAAAATACTTAATGTTTCTCTTATTTCGTTTATCAATTATATAATCTGATAATTTATGAAAGTagtttttcttctttttattagtattaaaagtaatagaagaattattattatgattactTATGTTgttatgatttatattatcattattttcattcacCTCTTTATTAtccttattattactattattattattattgttactatTACCATTTAAATGATCATCATttgtatcattattatttttttcatcacttGTTTTATCTTTTGTTGAATCATTtacattatcatcattttcattttcttcattattgaTATTGAGACAGAATTTATTTTGATATGGCAtctgaaataataaatcttCGTTTTGCTCATCATACCAAATAGAAGCCACATTATGTACATTAACAGGtaacacattttttttaataaataatatatcatttttattgtcCTCAACCTGTGTAtgcatattattaatattattattattatcattatttttatttttatttgtatcttTGAGGATACCCTTATTTAATTTGAgattatatctttttataatattttcaattgGTTCAAATTTTACGTGATCTTtcgaattattatttttattcaaatctttgtctttattttgattggcatttgaaatatttttcttctgaTTTTTATTAaggaaatatttaattttgttcatgactttataatatattttataatttttattttttatattttctggATCATATCCAATAGTTTGAATATTAactatattttctttttttataaaatgtatagaTAGTGTAAATTCTTTAACTATATGATGAATCATATAAATGTGATAAgcatatataacaaatataggaaatataaaaaatttttcatatgtCCAATAAAAACTGCCCCAAATAATTAAagggaaaaatatatttaatacatttcCGATATTTAATGATTTATTAAGTATATTAAATGATCTCTTATCATATGGATTTGATAAAATTTCTAGAATAGCAAAcgtaattaatattaatgtaagaaaaacaatataataaaattcataatatatattaaaacatattaaaaatatgattagaatatgttttaataaaattattaattcaaatatgatttttccttttctatAACCTGTTAATAAATTTGATGTTAATAAATCGAACAAATTcaatctttttctttttgaatataaatataataaaaggatCCATAggcatatataaaaagaaaccATTGCAATCGTTACAATTAAACctgttaaaaataatttagacGATAAACTACATTTCTGTGTAATAAGatatgttaaataaaaatcttctttttgtgttttatattttataggtGTACAATATGTTAATTGTATAAGTTCTAAAAGTATGTATGGTATcgataatatcattattaatatataacaagGAAGTGtatcatttaaaaatgttcctatatttttaacccagttatcattttttttaaatatgaaatgCCATAATCcaaagatttttttttcttcatatatatattgaatagttttatttaagaatatattataccactctttatttttaatatgttttaattcataatttatgttatttgttatattttttgttgtgTTTATATTggattctttattttttacattattatagGTATCATTCGATA
It encodes the following:
- a CDS encoding cytochrome c oxidase assembly protein COX11, putative — its product is MNVLKNFFKRLYLKNRKNVISPYRILEKKEKVDIPYACLSLSAIMFGLSFAFVPLYQLFCQSTGYGGTVQKRLDIGKIFNRKKDEKNRLIEINFTSQSNMPWVFEPEQKYIIVKPGETALAFYKAKNLMDKPIIGIALYHVLPEEAGLYFNKIQCFCFEEQMLNAKEEMDLPILFFIDPEILNDSRLKNLEKITLSYIFFESDSEIPEEYQNLSRAISPYQKKTEIQVI